The bacterium genome contains a region encoding:
- the ruvC gene encoding Crossover junction endodeoxyribonuclease RuvC produces the protein MSEHPTLRVLGLDPSLSRTGYGVVDWRAADDAITLVEGGILHTPTGARIEERLLILFNGVKDLLTEFEPQVVAVEDLFTRMKHPRTAILMAHARGALLLPCAQAGLPVVPYAPRLVKNALVGAGAAKKPQIQARVRDLLGIAGPLEPHDVADALAIAITHIQRTLRHQQSGVPDVTPLPAGRQSTIQSAIEES, from the coding sequence ATGAGTGAGCACCCGACCCTGCGCGTCCTGGGACTGGACCCCTCGCTCTCCCGCACCGGCTACGGTGTCGTGGACTGGCGGGCGGCGGATGATGCGATCACCCTCGTGGAAGGCGGCATCCTGCATACTCCCACCGGGGCGCGGATCGAGGAGCGACTGCTGATTCTTTTCAATGGCGTGAAAGACCTGCTTACGGAGTTCGAGCCACAGGTAGTGGCGGTGGAAGACCTCTTTACGCGGATGAAGCATCCGCGGACCGCGATTCTCATGGCCCATGCCCGGGGGGCATTGTTGCTGCCGTGCGCTCAGGCAGGGCTCCCGGTGGTTCCCTATGCGCCACGACTGGTGAAGAACGCACTGGTGGGGGCCGGAGCGGCGAAGAAACCACAGATCCAGGCGCGGGTCCGGGACCTCCTGGGGATCGCCGGACCCCTGGAGCCCCACGATGTCGCGGATGCCCTAGCGATCGCCATCACGCATATCCAGCGGACGCTGCGGCATCAGCAGTCTGGTGTCCCGGATGTCACGCCGTTGCCGGCGGGCCGGCAGTCTACGATCCAGTCAGCCATAGAGGAGTCTTAG
- the rsmA gene encoding Ribosomal RNA small subunit methyltransferase A codes for MGSGRGYTPAMTSLGATTRAVLQELGAKPSKKLGQNFLVQEATVAAIVRLIDPQPDDQIIEVGGGIGTLTAALAPRVSRLVVFEVDRVLKPWLEQQFADQPQVTVLGDALAEWSAAGALLSPDRPLKIVGNIPYQITGPLLERALSDTLPVPWQSITFMVQEEVADRMLAAAGEPERGRLSVIVELHALAGGRLPVGRDAFHPKPNVDSLVLQLRPRPVPLLEAAQIPRFQGLLSRGFHMRRKTVWNNLRAGFGGTDLERLKGYLESNGVPLMKRPQDLTLREWLKAFWVEEELRS; via the coding sequence ATGGGCAGCGGCCGGGGCTACACTCCAGCCATGACCTCGTTGGGAGCAACCACCCGGGCCGTGCTGCAGGAGTTGGGGGCAAAGCCCAGCAAGAAGCTGGGGCAGAACTTTTTGGTCCAGGAAGCGACAGTCGCCGCGATTGTCCGGCTGATTGATCCGCAGCCTGACGATCAGATCATCGAAGTCGGCGGCGGCATCGGGACCCTGACCGCAGCCCTGGCTCCCCGGGTCAGCCGCCTGGTGGTCTTCGAGGTCGACCGGGTGCTGAAGCCCTGGCTGGAGCAGCAGTTCGCCGATCAGCCGCAGGTAACCGTCCTGGGAGATGCCCTCGCGGAATGGTCGGCAGCCGGGGCGCTGCTCTCACCCGACCGGCCCCTGAAGATTGTCGGGAACATTCCGTATCAAATCACCGGTCCACTGCTGGAGCGAGCGCTGAGTGATACGTTGCCAGTCCCCTGGCAGTCCATCACGTTCATGGTGCAGGAAGAAGTCGCGGACCGGATGCTGGCGGCAGCGGGGGAACCGGAGCGGGGCAGGCTGTCGGTGATAGTCGAGCTCCACGCCCTGGCCGGAGGGCGTCTGCCGGTCGGTCGTGACGCTTTTCATCCGAAGCCCAATGTCGATTCCCTGGTGCTGCAACTGCGGCCCCGTCCCGTCCCACTGCTGGAGGCCGCGCAGATCCCCCGCTTCCAGGGCCTCCTCTCCAGGGGCTTCCATATGCGACGCAAAACGGTCTGGAACAACCTGCGTGCCGGGTTCGGCGGCACCGATCTGGAGCGTCTGAAGGGCTATCTGGAGTCCAATGGAGTCCCGTTGATGAAGCGTCCGCAGGACCTGACTCTCAGGGAATGGCTGAAGGCCTTCTGGGTGGAGGAAGAACTGCGGTCGTAA
- the carA gene encoding Carbamoyl-phosphate synthase small chain: protein MKALLALIDGTTWTGDAAGAPGTALGEVVFNTSMTGYQEIITDPSYAGQLITFTYPLIGNYGINLQDYEAERPATRGIIVKEIARQPSNWRTAMTLADYLLGHDILALSGADTRSLTRHIRTEGCVMGGITTELTSSEMLAAIQAHPGYVGRDLVREVTTALPHQTPAEAGTIGLIDCGHKANILRMLQDHGSHPVRVYAPTVSAAELRNDQLAGLVLSNGPGDPSAVMYIAATLREIYQELPVMGICLGHQMLALALGGRTVKLRFGHRGANHPVQDLATGKVTMTSQNHGFVVDPESLAGSGLEVSHINLNDGTVEGLRHRELPVFSVQYHPEAFPGPRENAYLFDEFFTLVAR from the coding sequence ATGAAAGCGCTCCTGGCCCTCATCGATGGCACGACCTGGACCGGCGATGCCGCCGGTGCGCCTGGCACTGCTTTAGGGGAGGTGGTGTTCAACACCTCCATGACCGGCTATCAGGAGATCATCACCGACCCCTCCTATGCCGGCCAGTTGATCACGTTCACCTATCCACTGATTGGCAACTACGGCATCAATCTGCAGGACTACGAAGCAGAGCGACCCGCCACCCGCGGGATCATCGTCAAGGAGATCGCTCGTCAGCCCTCGAACTGGCGGACCGCCATGACCCTGGCGGACTACCTCCTTGGGCATGACATCCTGGCCCTCAGCGGCGCTGATACCCGGAGTCTGACCCGCCACATCCGGACCGAAGGATGTGTCATGGGGGGCATTACTACCGAGCTCACCAGCAGCGAAATGTTGGCGGCGATTCAGGCGCATCCGGGGTATGTAGGACGCGACCTGGTGCGGGAAGTAACGACGGCGTTGCCGCACCAGACCCCGGCGGAAGCCGGCACTATTGGACTCATCGATTGCGGCCACAAAGCGAACATCCTGCGGATGCTCCAGGATCATGGCAGCCATCCGGTCCGGGTCTATGCCCCCACGGTCAGTGCGGCGGAGCTCCGCAACGACCAGCTCGCCGGGCTGGTCCTCTCCAATGGCCCCGGTGACCCCTCCGCTGTGATGTATATCGCCGCGACACTCCGCGAGATCTACCAGGAACTCCCGGTGATGGGCATTTGCCTGGGGCACCAGATGCTGGCGCTGGCCCTCGGTGGCCGGACAGTCAAGCTCCGTTTTGGACATCGGGGGGCGAATCATCCGGTTCAGGACCTGGCCACCGGGAAGGTCACCATGACCAGCCAGAATCATGGCTTCGTGGTGGACCCGGAGTCGCTGGCGGGGAGCGGGCTGGAGGTGTCGCACATCAATCTGAACGATGGGACGGTGGAGGGGCTGCGGCATCGGGAGCTGCCGGTGTTTAGTGTGCAGTACCACCCGGAAGCGTTCCCCGGTCCCCGGGAAAATGCGTACTTGTTCGATGAGTTTTTCACCCTGGTGGCGCGTTAA
- the kdsA gene encoding 2-dehydro-3-deoxyphosphooctonate aldolase yields MPEALTFAPATTRTLELGPFAIGGSAPLFVIAGPCVLESEDLALQTADACQQACTALGVNYIFKSSYDKANRSSVHSYRGPGLTEGVRILQKVRTTFGCPTLTDYHSADEAEAAAEGADILQIPAFLVRQTDVVAAGGRTGRVINVKKGQFMAPWDMKNVVEKLEEVGCERILLTERGATFGYGNLIVDPRSFYEMRKFGYPVVFDTTHSVQLPGGLGHATDGKREYIYPQAKAAIGAGIDGLFIETHPNVDAALSDKTNQLPLEYFTPLLTNLAKLHAVAREL; encoded by the coding sequence ATGCCTGAAGCCCTGACCTTTGCGCCCGCCACGACCCGGACCCTTGAGCTGGGACCCTTCGCGATCGGCGGGAGCGCTCCCCTCTTTGTCATCGCCGGTCCCTGTGTTTTGGAGAGCGAGGACCTGGCCCTCCAGACCGCCGACGCCTGCCAGCAGGCCTGTACCGCCCTCGGCGTCAACTACATCTTTAAGTCCTCCTACGACAAAGCGAACCGGTCATCAGTCCATTCCTACCGGGGTCCCGGCCTCACGGAGGGTGTCCGGATTCTCCAGAAAGTCCGCACGACTTTCGGCTGTCCGACGCTTACCGACTATCACTCCGCCGATGAGGCAGAAGCGGCGGCGGAAGGCGCGGACATCCTGCAGATTCCCGCCTTCCTGGTGCGTCAGACTGATGTCGTAGCCGCCGGCGGTCGCACCGGACGAGTCATCAATGTCAAAAAGGGACAGTTCATGGCCCCCTGGGACATGAAAAACGTGGTGGAGAAGCTGGAAGAAGTCGGCTGCGAGAGGATTCTGCTCACCGAGCGGGGGGCGACTTTCGGCTACGGCAATCTCATTGTCGATCCCCGCAGCTTCTACGAAATGCGAAAATTCGGCTATCCGGTCGTCTTCGACACCACCCACTCTGTGCAACTTCCCGGCGGACTGGGTCATGCCACCGATGGCAAGCGCGAATATATCTATCCCCAGGCCAAGGCCGCCATCGGCGCTGGCATTGACGGGCTCTTCATCGAAACGCATCCCAACGTCGATGCGGCGTTGTCCGATAAAACCAATCAGCTGCCGCTGGAGTACTTCACGCCGTTGCTGACGAATCTGGCGAAGCTGCACGCGGTGGCGCGGGAGCTGTAA